In Ruania zhangjianzhongii, the following proteins share a genomic window:
- a CDS encoding ABC transporter ATP-binding protein, translated as MSGRPQTLRESLRRLGGTRRSFATHLKPERPLIAGGLAALFAEVGMRLLEPWPLKFVLDGVIAQAGAEGVPTQAMSLQTVLILSCAALLVVIGLRALAAYLMTICFALVGNRLLTRVRADLYAHLQRLSMAFHDKTGTGDLVQRVTADVGRLKEVAVTAGLPLLGNIATLVGMVTVVAIMDWQLALVMVGVFPLFALIGVRLSRRINTVSRTQRKAEGVLATRATEVLSAMRVVQSYSLEERMQREFDSSNTKTLKDGVKAKKLAAGLERKTDVLVGLATAVVLFVGAQRVLAGALTPGELVVFLTYLKAAFKPMRDLAKYTGRIASATASAERIVQVMKVQPEIRNYSWARPAGRFAGEVRFENVWLSYTPGRPVLQGVDLHVRAGERVAIVGPSGSGKSTLVLLLSRLIDPDTGQVAIDGQDLRDLTLETVRSQVAIVLQDSVLFATTIRENIAHGVPEATDEQVEAAARLAGAHEFILNTPDGYETVVGERGGTLSGGQRQRIAIARAAIRDASVIVLDEAMTGLDDDTEREVTEAMDRLTAGRTTLVVTHDLGAAARADRVVRIDHGRADPSPGALARQKRKEQAGATTR; from the coding sequence ATGTCCGGACGCCCGCAGACGCTACGCGAGTCGTTGCGACGCCTCGGTGGGACCCGTCGCTCGTTCGCCACGCACCTCAAACCCGAGCGACCGCTGATCGCCGGTGGCCTGGCCGCGTTGTTCGCCGAGGTCGGGATGCGCCTGCTCGAGCCGTGGCCGCTGAAGTTCGTCCTCGACGGAGTGATCGCTCAGGCCGGTGCCGAGGGTGTACCCACCCAGGCGATGAGCCTGCAGACCGTGCTGATCCTGTCCTGCGCCGCCCTGCTGGTGGTGATCGGGCTGCGGGCGCTCGCGGCCTACCTGATGACTATCTGTTTCGCCCTGGTGGGCAACCGGCTGCTCACTCGGGTGCGGGCGGACCTGTACGCCCACCTGCAGCGTCTGTCCATGGCCTTCCACGACAAGACCGGCACCGGGGACCTGGTGCAGCGGGTCACCGCCGACGTCGGCCGGCTCAAGGAGGTGGCGGTCACCGCTGGGCTGCCGCTGCTCGGCAATATCGCCACGCTGGTCGGGATGGTCACCGTGGTGGCGATCATGGACTGGCAGCTGGCCCTGGTGATGGTGGGCGTGTTCCCGCTGTTCGCGCTGATCGGTGTGCGGCTGAGCCGCCGGATCAACACGGTCTCGCGCACCCAGCGCAAGGCGGAGGGTGTGCTGGCCACCCGAGCCACCGAAGTGCTCTCCGCGATGCGGGTGGTGCAGTCCTACTCCCTCGAGGAGCGGATGCAGCGCGAGTTCGACAGCAGCAACACCAAGACCCTCAAGGACGGCGTCAAGGCGAAGAAGCTGGCCGCCGGACTGGAACGCAAGACCGACGTCCTGGTCGGCCTCGCCACGGCGGTCGTGCTGTTCGTGGGCGCTCAGCGGGTGCTCGCCGGCGCGCTCACCCCCGGTGAGCTGGTGGTCTTCCTCACCTACCTCAAGGCCGCCTTCAAGCCGATGCGTGACCTGGCCAAGTACACCGGCAGGATCGCGTCGGCGACCGCGTCGGCCGAACGGATCGTGCAGGTGATGAAGGTGCAGCCGGAGATTCGCAACTACAGCTGGGCCCGGCCCGCCGGCCGGTTCGCCGGTGAGGTCCGGTTCGAGAACGTCTGGCTCTCCTACACCCCCGGCCGCCCGGTGCTCCAAGGTGTGGACCTGCACGTCCGGGCCGGTGAACGGGTGGCGATCGTCGGGCCGTCCGGTTCCGGCAAGTCCACGCTCGTGCTGCTCTTGTCCCGGCTGATCGACCCGGACACCGGCCAGGTGGCGATCGACGGCCAGGACCTGCGCGACCTCACCTTGGAGACCGTGCGCTCCCAGGTGGCCATCGTGCTCCAGGACAGTGTGCTGTTCGCCACCACGATCCGGGAGAACATCGCCCATGGCGTGCCCGAGGCCACCGACGAACAGGTGGAGGCCGCGGCCCGCCTGGCCGGTGCACACGAGTTCATCCTCAACACCCCAGACGGCTACGAGACCGTCGTCGGGGAACGAGGCGGAACCCTCTCCGGTGGTCAGCGGCAACGGATCGCCATCGCCCGCGCAGCTATCCGCGATGCGAGCGTGATCGTGCTGGACGAGGCGATGACCGGACTGGACGACGACACCGAGCGCGAGGTGACCGAGGCGATGGACCGGTTGACCGCAGGACGCACCACGCTGGTGGTCACCCATGATCTCGGCGCAGCCGCCCGCGCCGACCGCGTGGTGCGGATCGACCACGGCCGCGCCGACCCGTCGCCGGGTGCCCTCGCCCGGCAGAAGAGGAAGGAGCAGGCCGGTGCTACCACCCGCTGA
- a CDS encoding phosphotransferase family protein yields the protein MLPPAEQSLVDRDPDLPGLRLLLDSERLTHWLTSLLGRPVTARRRHLRYKPGKSCVLHVDASGQALLVAATAPSEAAKHAKTLERSAGSIIGTAPDLQILVGTPAADRDLPGVALLTDADRRPLLLHRLLRTGAQVDPDAEPTLLRYKPHRRWVGLLPTYSGDHIVLRVQRPAASRAAAAALAALVAGEPRTPRLIGFYERRGVLAAEYLRGNSAQSAPAEVLEPVGRALAALHRRSCPALLEQPLSAEARKVRAAAGQLGALLPELADRAADLAGLITARLTTLPEVRVPVHGDFSADQAVIGPDGRPGLIDLDSAGLGDPAADLGCAQATMIQDVVLGRLTDTEQQHRLAMLHAGYVAGGGPADADRVPVHRAAHLLRLTAEPFRLGQTADWAGAADALLTEAETAVADLAGVRA from the coding sequence GTGCTACCACCCGCTGAACAGTCTCTGGTCGACCGCGACCCGGATCTACCCGGACTGCGGCTGCTGCTCGACTCCGAACGGCTCACGCACTGGCTGACGAGCTTGCTCGGCCGGCCGGTGACCGCCCGGCGCCGGCACCTGCGTTACAAGCCCGGGAAGAGTTGTGTGCTGCACGTGGACGCCAGCGGTCAGGCACTGCTGGTCGCGGCCACAGCACCGTCCGAGGCGGCCAAGCATGCGAAGACCCTGGAACGTTCCGCCGGGTCGATCATCGGCACCGCGCCGGACCTGCAGATCCTGGTCGGCACCCCGGCGGCGGACCGGGACCTGCCCGGGGTGGCGCTGCTGACCGATGCCGACCGCCGGCCGCTGCTGCTGCATCGGCTGCTGCGGACCGGCGCGCAGGTGGATCCCGACGCGGAACCGACCCTGTTGCGCTACAAGCCGCACCGCCGGTGGGTCGGCCTGCTGCCCACCTACTCCGGTGACCACATCGTGCTGCGGGTCCAGCGCCCGGCCGCGTCCCGTGCCGCTGCAGCAGCACTGGCGGCGCTGGTCGCCGGTGAGCCACGCACGCCTCGCCTGATCGGGTTCTACGAACGGCGCGGTGTGCTGGCAGCGGAGTATCTGCGTGGCAACTCCGCCCAGAGTGCACCTGCTGAGGTCCTCGAGCCGGTGGGCCGGGCGCTGGCTGCCCTGCACCGGCGGTCCTGCCCGGCGCTGCTCGAGCAACCGCTGAGTGCGGAAGCGCGCAAGGTCCGAGCCGCAGCGGGCCAGCTCGGCGCCCTGCTGCCGGAACTTGCCGACCGCGCCGCCGACCTTGCCGGGCTGATCACCGCCCGGCTGACCACCCTGCCCGAGGTGCGTGTCCCGGTGCACGGGGACTTCTCCGCGGACCAGGCGGTGATCGGTCCGGACGGCCGGCCCGGTCTGATCGACCTGGACTCCGCGGGTCTCGGCGACCCTGCCGCCGACCTGGGCTGCGCACAGGCCACGATGATCCAGGACGTGGTCCTCGGGCGGCTGACCGATACCGAGCAGCAGCACCGGCTCGCGATGCTGCATGCTGGGTATGTCGCCGGTGGTGGCCCGGCCGACGCGGACCGGGTGCCCGTGCACCGGGCGGCGCACCTGCTCCGGCTGACCGCGGAACCGTTCCGCCTCGGCCAGACGGCTGACTGGGCCGGCGCCGCAGACGCTCTGCTCACCGAGGCGGAGACTGCGGTCGCCGACCTGGCCGGGGTGCGAGCCTGA
- a CDS encoding phosphotransferase family protein yields the protein MRSAVEIVTEAAAGEGLAVVKAIPRSPDHLGVELRGPDGGLVAGQWFRDRDQARSVSAQTRRAAPGSGVRLLTGGLLLQPGGADRKLSGVRRLTESDGATVVAHRPEKRAVVRLAPPGGETTYVKVVRPRRLEATLRGAQVTGTGIATPQVRAVDDELAAVTFDALPGRTLFDLLGDPTVTEDRIEKVGNAVGEAVRRLHSTVVTADLPTHDAAAELAVARRWAGLAADHGLLGAHLDTVHGLLASAEADLAAAPGPPVLLHRDLHDKQLLIDGVAVGMLDFDLAALGDPALDLANLLTHLELRARQERCSADRAHRCAAAVRAGYGPVPQSWQRRIAGYELATRVRLACVYAFRPAHAQAAAQLVPATAV from the coding sequence ATGCGCAGCGCAGTCGAGATCGTGACCGAGGCCGCCGCGGGCGAGGGCCTGGCTGTGGTCAAGGCGATCCCTCGCTCGCCCGATCACCTGGGGGTGGAGCTGCGCGGGCCCGACGGCGGACTGGTCGCCGGGCAATGGTTCCGGGACCGGGACCAGGCCCGCAGCGTGAGCGCCCAGACCCGTCGTGCCGCTCCGGGGAGCGGGGTGCGCCTGCTGACCGGCGGTCTGCTCCTGCAACCCGGTGGGGCCGACCGGAAGCTGTCCGGGGTGCGCCGGCTCACCGAGTCGGACGGAGCCACCGTCGTCGCCCACCGGCCGGAGAAGCGAGCCGTGGTGCGGCTGGCGCCGCCGGGGGGCGAGACGACGTATGTGAAGGTGGTCCGACCGAGGCGGCTCGAGGCCACCCTGCGCGGGGCACAGGTGACCGGGACCGGCATCGCCACCCCGCAGGTGCGGGCAGTCGACGACGAGCTCGCCGCGGTGACCTTCGACGCGCTGCCCGGTCGCACGTTGTTCGACCTCCTCGGTGACCCGACGGTGACCGAGGACAGGATCGAGAAGGTGGGTAACGCCGTCGGCGAGGCAGTTCGCCGCCTGCACAGCACGGTGGTGACGGCTGACCTGCCGACCCACGACGCCGCAGCAGAGCTGGCGGTGGCCCGCCGGTGGGCCGGCCTGGCCGCCGACCACGGCCTGCTCGGCGCGCATCTGGACACCGTGCACGGCCTGCTCGCCTCAGCTGAGGCGGACCTGGCCGCCGCCCCCGGCCCACCGGTGCTGCTGCACCGCGACCTGCATGACAAGCAGCTGCTGATCGACGGCGTCGCCGTGGGCATGCTCGACTTCGACCTGGCCGCGCTCGGTGACCCCGCCCTGGACCTGGCGAACCTGCTCACCCACCTCGAGCTCCGGGCCCGGCAGGAGCGGTGCAGCGCCGATCGCGCGCACCGGTGCGCTGCCGCCGTGCGTGCCGGGTACGGCCCGGTGCCGCAGAGCTGGCAGCGGCGGATCGCCGGCTACGAGCTCGCCACCAGGGTGCGGCTGGCCTGCGTCTACGCCTTCCGCCCCGCTCACGCGCAGGCCGCCGCCCAGCTGGTGCCGGCCACAGCCGTATAG